The following proteins come from a genomic window of bacterium:
- the lepA gene encoding translation elongation factor 4, whose protein sequence is MSIKTTNIRNFCIIAHIDHGKSTLADRLIEQCHTISSKDMKEQVLDDMDLERERGITIRSHAIRMEYIYAKNGEKYILNLIDTPGHVDFSYEVSRSLAACEGALLLVDASQGIEAQTISNFWLAMDSDLTIIPVANKVDLPQAEIDSTIAQIMELMEIEDGSIHRCSAKTGAGVDELLDAIIEKIPPPSGDSDAPLRALIFNSDYDIYRGAVASIRIFDGTLRKGDRVYMFGTGSEWEVLEIGILQHGRIPVEELRTGEAGYLICGIKNVHEIKVGDTVTHAGRRADQPLPGYKEPKPMVFSGMYPENPDHYNDLKDALERLCLNDSAITYEPDTSVSLGFGFRCGFLGMLHMEIVQERLDRQYGLDIINTLPSVVYHIIYTDGESEFINNPARFPDVARIRTIEEPILRTQIVTPNEYIGTIMKLTQERRGIHVRTEYLDPTRVNMVYELPLAEIVYEFYDRMKSVTRGYASFDYEFHEYREGDVVRLDILINGEPVDALSTIIHRSKAEPVGRELASKLKELIPRQMFQVAIQAAIGSRIIARTSIKPLRKNVTAKCYGGDITRKRKLLEKQKEGKKRMKSVGRVRIPQEAFLAVLKTEN, encoded by the coding sequence ATGTCCATAAAAACCACGAATATACGAAATTTCTGCATCATCGCTCACATTGATCACGGGAAGTCCACGCTTGCCGACCGTCTTATCGAACAGTGCCATACCATATCGTCAAAAGACATGAAGGAACAGGTGCTCGATGACATGGACCTCGAGCGCGAGCGCGGGATCACCATCAGAAGCCATGCCATCAGGATGGAGTATATATATGCAAAAAACGGCGAGAAGTATATTCTCAATCTGATCGATACTCCCGGGCACGTTGATTTTTCGTATGAGGTTTCGCGCAGTCTTGCCGCCTGCGAAGGAGCGCTTTTGCTCGTCGATGCAAGCCAGGGAATCGAGGCGCAGACCATATCGAACTTCTGGCTTGCCATGGATTCCGATCTCACCATAATTCCCGTCGCAAATAAAGTCGATCTCCCCCAGGCTGAAATAGATTCCACAATCGCCCAGATAATGGAATTGATGGAAATAGAAGATGGCAGTATCCACCGGTGCTCCGCAAAGACCGGCGCCGGTGTCGATGAACTCCTCGATGCCATCATCGAAAAGATTCCCCCGCCGTCCGGCGATTCGGATGCCCCGCTCAGGGCGCTCATTTTCAACTCGGATTACGATATATACCGCGGCGCTGTGGCGTCCATCCGTATTTTTGACGGGACGCTCCGGAAAGGCGACAGGGTTTACATGTTCGGCACCGGGAGCGAATGGGAAGTCCTCGAGATTGGAATATTGCAGCATGGAAGAATCCCTGTCGAGGAGCTTCGGACCGGCGAGGCAGGATACCTCATATGCGGCATCAAAAATGTCCATGAAATAAAGGTCGGCGATACCGTCACCCATGCCGGGAGACGGGCGGATCAGCCGCTTCCGGGATACAAGGAGCCCAAGCCGATGGTGTTCAGCGGTATGTACCCGGAAAATCCCGACCATTACAACGATCTCAAGGATGCCCTCGAGCGTCTCTGTCTTAATGACTCCGCAATAACCTATGAACCCGACACTTCGGTATCGCTCGGATTCGGTTTCCGGTGCGGTTTCCTCGGCATGCTCCATATGGAAATTGTTCAGGAGCGCCTGGACAGGCAATACGGCCTCGATATCATCAATACGCTGCCATCGGTTGTTTATCATATTATCTACACGGACGGCGAATCTGAGTTCATCAACAATCCCGCGCGATTTCCCGATGTCGCGAGGATCAGGACAATCGAAGAGCCCATACTGAGAACGCAGATCGTGACTCCGAACGAATATATCGGCACAATCATGAAGCTCACACAGGAGCGGCGCGGTATCCATGTACGGACTGAGTATCTTGATCCGACACGGGTGAATATGGTGTATGAGCTTCCGCTCGCTGAAATTGTATATGAATTTTATGACCGCATGAAAAGCGTCACACGGGGGTATGCTTCCTTTGATTATGAGTTCCATGAGTACAGGGAAGGCGATGTGGTCAGGCTCGATATTCTCATAAACGGCGAGCCGGTCGATGCTCTTTCGACGATTATTCACCGGAGCAAGGCCGAACCGGTGGGTCGCGAGCTGGCCTCAAAGCTCAAGGAGCTGATACCCCGGCAGATGTTTCAGGTGGCTATTCAGGCGGCGATCGGGTCGCGGATAATTGCGCGAACGAGCATCAAACCGCTCAGGAAAAATGTAACGGCAAAATGTTATGGCGGGGATATAACGAGAAAGA